Proteins encoded in a region of the Anopheles ziemanni chromosome 2, idAnoZiCoDA_A2_x.2, whole genome shotgun sequence genome:
- the LOC131293008 gene encoding testis-specific zinc finger protein topi-like, with the protein MASKNGTKQKNQLDVVPHSAFRWTAYNLNRWQQILAQVKHRNKSVNRRDTKKKYDCNHCKSRFVHLSGLELHKKKFHTDENSTPETSEQLAKELHFANAIKCVNCGAVFANVDQFERHSRMLHWDDLWSSVPLDCEDRWGVAFRSQLRIIVMGIAYICEFCDIRFADQQSLFNHEALHDPTDGFQCVLCQTNVNTLDDILAHRLSEPEELKQQYVGEIPNVANVYCCKICKTSFASLQLLYEHRYSMDHHFPRKSKSFVTGNADIDSELIDNCAYCGYIANRANKLRMHYNTNHAKDPCEPLKPIILAGENSNSPTQLGSDEEKTQRPYLCDVCGKTYTQSSHLWQHLRFHNGVRPFVCPREPCTRSFTIRPDLNDHIRKCHTGERPYECETCGRRFLTGSVYYQHRLIHRGDRRYACPDCDKRFYRADALKNHQRIHTGEKPYACDMCDRKFRQRGDREKHVRVKHMKFR; encoded by the coding sequence ACGcgatacaaaaaagaaatacgaTTGCAATCATTGCAAAAGTCGGTTCGTACATCTTTCCGGTTTGGAGCTCCATAAGAAAAAGTTTCACACTGATGAAAATTCGACGCCTGAAACATCCGAACAGCTCGCAAAGGAGCTGCACTTTGCCAATGCCATTAAGTGCGTCAACTGTGGAGCGGTCTTCGCCAACGTAGACCAGTTTGAACGCCATAGCAGGATGCTCCATTGGGATGATTTGTGGTCTTCGGTACCATTGGACTGTGAGGACCGGTGGGGTGTCGCTTTCCGGAGCCAACTGCGCATCATAGTGATGGGTATCGCATACATCTGCGAATTTTGTGACATAAGGTTCGCAGACCAGCAGTCACTTTTTAATCATGAAGCATTGCATGATCCGACCGATGGTTTCCAATGTGTACTTTGTCAGACCAACGTGAACACCTTGGATGATATCTTGGCCCATCGGTTGAGCGAGCCAGAAGAATTGAAACAGCAATACGTCGGTGAGATTCCAAACGTGGCAAATGTTTACTGCTGTAAAATTTGCAAGACCTCCTTCGCTTCACTGCAATTGCTGTACGAACATCGGTACTCGATGGATCATCATTTTCCacgaaaatcaaaatcatttgtAACCGGGAATGCGGATATCGATAGTGAGCTGATAGATAATTGCGCCTACTGTGGTTACATTGCCAATCGTGCAAATAAGTTACGGATGCACTATAACACAAATCACGCTAAGGACCCTTGCGAACCACTGAAGCCAATAATTTTGGCCGGAGAAAATTCAAACTCTCCCACCCAGCTGGGGTCGGATGAAGAGAAAACACAGCGCCCGTATTTATGCGACGTATGTGGTAAAACGTATACGCAGTCCAGCCACTTGTGGCAGCATTTGCGCTTCCACAATGGCGTACGCCCATTCGTCTGCCCGCGAGAACCGTGTACTCGTAGCTTCACCATCCGGCCGGATTTGAACGACCATATCCGCAAGTGCCACACCGGTGAACGACCGTACGAATGTGAAACATGCGGCAGACGCTTTCTGACAGGCTCGGTCTACTATCAGCACCGGCTGATACATCGTGGTGATCGGCGGTACGCCTGTCCGGACTGTGATAAACGGTTCTACCGGGCAGATGCGCTCAAGAATCACCAACGTATACACACCGGCGAGAAACCGTACGCGTGCGACATGTGTGATAGAAAATTCCGACAGCGTGGAGATCGCGAGAAACACGTGCGCGTTAAGCACATGAAGTTCCGTTAG